A section of the Deltaproteobacteria bacterium genome encodes:
- a CDS encoding cell division protein FtsQ/DivIB encodes MARHNRIRANRKIRRFRGKNTGQLRVWAGRIGKGALSLIMLASLTMLGFTAYQYFQRTAGLNVGEIKIMGCVNVTETELLNLSRIDFKASLMNLDLKEVSNRLAQHPWVEKATVRRDWSRMALIIEVQERVALALILLDDLYLVDRHGEIFKKAGPKDRIDLPVFTGLQYQEVKERDKGAISLILQGLELLELLREGKVLTLRQVSEIHLNKENGLTLFTLDKGIPIRLGSGKLSEKISRLEKVLPDLQQKSKDVEYVDLNYSRKVVVKMKEREKEKEKLR; translated from the coding sequence ATGGCTCGCCACAATCGAATCAGAGCAAACCGAAAAATACGCCGATTCCGGGGGAAAAATACCGGCCAACTCCGGGTCTGGGCTGGAAGAATCGGCAAGGGGGCTCTTAGCCTCATTATGTTGGCCAGCCTTACGATGCTGGGCTTCACGGCCTACCAGTATTTTCAGCGTACTGCGGGCCTGAATGTAGGAGAAATCAAGATCATGGGTTGCGTAAACGTCACCGAAACCGAGTTGTTGAATCTATCCCGGATAGACTTCAAAGCCAGCTTGATGAACTTAGACTTAAAAGAAGTCAGCAATCGGTTAGCTCAGCACCCCTGGGTGGAAAAGGCCACAGTGCGGCGGGATTGGTCCAGAATGGCTTTGATCATCGAAGTTCAAGAAAGAGTTGCCCTTGCCCTTATCCTTTTGGATGACCTATACCTGGTCGACCGCCACGGGGAGATTTTTAAAAAAGCAGGGCCCAAAGACCGGATAGATTTACCTGTTTTCACGGGGCTGCAATACCAAGAGGTTAAAGAACGGGATAAAGGAGCTATAAGCCTGATCCTCCAGGGATTGGAACTCTTAGAATTGCTCAGGGAAGGGAAGGTCTTGACCCTCCGGCAAGTTTCCGAAATCCACCTCAACAAAGAAAACGGGCTCACGCTCTTTACTCTGGATAAAGGAATACCGATCCGCCTGGGTTCGGGAAAGCTTTCTGAAAAAATAAGTCGCCTGGAAAAAGTTTTGCCGGACTTACAGCAGAAATCTAAAGATGTGGAGTACGTGGATCTTAATTATTCCCGGAAAGTCGTGGTTAAAATGAAGGAGAGGGAAAAGGAAAAAGAAAAATTGCGGTGA